In a single window of the Halobaculum lipolyticum genome:
- a CDS encoding ornithine cyclodeaminase family protein, which produces MHVFDDDAVADLLSLDDLLGVVETAFLKQGRGEVERPERPHFPVGEGLDGRTEPAGTGLAMPAYVHGDPTYATKLASVFPGNADADRPTVQAQVLLADAANGAPLALFAGERITNARTGCIGGLAARELAAGSGPVDLAVIGAGTQARWQTRAIRAARGVERARIHSPTPASRERCAADLREEGVDATAVDSATAAVEGADVVVTATTSGAPVFPGEALADGALVVAVGAYEADMCELDAATFARAARVFADVPEEVAAIGDVVDNGVDPARLVPLSAVFAGDAGRETAEELIVVESVGSAVLDTATATHLWAVAGEGDGDRGVTVEF; this is translated from the coding sequence ATGCACGTCTTCGACGACGACGCGGTCGCGGACCTCCTCTCGCTGGACGACCTGCTCGGGGTCGTCGAGACGGCGTTCCTGAAGCAGGGGCGCGGCGAGGTCGAGCGGCCGGAACGGCCGCACTTCCCGGTCGGCGAAGGGCTTGACGGACGGACCGAGCCGGCCGGCACGGGGCTGGCGATGCCCGCGTACGTCCACGGCGACCCCACGTACGCGACGAAACTCGCCTCCGTGTTCCCCGGTAACGCCGACGCCGACCGGCCGACCGTACAGGCGCAGGTGCTGCTCGCCGACGCCGCGAACGGCGCCCCCTTAGCGCTGTTCGCCGGCGAGCGCATCACGAACGCCCGGACGGGCTGTATCGGCGGCCTCGCGGCTCGGGAGTTGGCCGCGGGGTCGGGACCGGTCGACCTCGCGGTGATCGGGGCGGGAACACAGGCACGGTGGCAGACCCGCGCGATCCGTGCGGCCCGCGGCGTCGAGCGGGCGCGGATCCACTCCCCGACGCCGGCCTCGCGGGAGCGCTGTGCGGCCGACCTCCGCGAGGAAGGGGTCGACGCGACCGCGGTCGACTCCGCGACGGCGGCGGTCGAGGGCGCCGACGTGGTCGTGACGGCGACGACGAGCGGGGCGCCGGTGTTCCCGGGCGAGGCGCTCGCGGACGGCGCGCTCGTCGTCGCCGTCGGCGCCTACGAGGCCGACATGTGCGAACTCGACGCGGCGACGTTCGCGCGCGCCGCCCGGGTGTTCGCCGACGTGCCCGAGGAGGTCGCGGCCATCGGGGACGTGGTCGACAACGGCGTCGACCCGGCGCGACTCGTCCCGCTGTCGGCGGTGTTCGCGGGCGACGCCGGGCGCGAGACGGCCGAGGAACTGATCGTCGTCGAGAGCGTCGGCTCGGCGGTGTTGGACACGGCGACGGCGACCCACCTGTGGGCGGTCGCCGGGGAGGGCGACGGCGACCGCGGGGTCACGGTCGAGTTCTGA
- the endA gene encoding tRNA-intron lyase yields the protein MNATVDGDVVTARGDARQRFHDARGYGRADGPEVTLARVETAHLLYRGDLDAVSGMDFRAFFRDSVANEPGFAARFLVYTDLRERGFYLAPVREGWPGSGGDADDADADADILVFERGEKPGGPVAHRVRVVGEREELAAADLADVTLAVVDEESEVSYFGCSPGGGFDGRTEYDLPHGVDADLLDDRVVCWEPPTRLYESAFYGQPISGRDDADVDALQLSLLEAADLAARGAVDLDADAVVERGRAVEGDRFDRRLAVYRRLRDDGVVPKTGYKFGADFRTYDAVESVAELPHSERLVRVVTPDHRFHPRELALDVRLAGGVRKSMVFALADGEAAEYLTVDRLTP from the coding sequence ATGAACGCGACAGTCGACGGCGACGTCGTCACCGCCCGCGGCGACGCCCGCCAGCGGTTCCACGACGCCCGGGGGTACGGCCGCGCGGACGGACCGGAGGTGACCCTCGCCCGCGTGGAGACCGCCCACCTCCTCTACCGCGGCGACCTCGACGCCGTCTCGGGGATGGACTTCCGGGCGTTCTTCCGCGACAGCGTCGCGAACGAGCCGGGGTTCGCCGCGCGCTTCCTCGTGTACACCGACCTCCGCGAGCGCGGGTTCTACCTCGCCCCGGTCCGCGAGGGGTGGCCCGGGAGCGGCGGCGACGCGGACGACGCGGACGCCGACGCGGACATCCTCGTGTTCGAGCGCGGCGAGAAACCCGGCGGGCCGGTCGCCCACCGGGTGCGCGTCGTCGGCGAGCGCGAGGAGTTGGCGGCCGCCGACCTCGCGGACGTGACGCTGGCGGTCGTCGACGAGGAGAGCGAGGTGTCGTACTTCGGCTGTTCGCCCGGCGGTGGCTTCGACGGGCGCACCGAGTACGACCTCCCGCACGGCGTCGACGCCGACCTGCTCGACGACCGCGTCGTCTGCTGGGAGCCGCCGACCCGACTGTACGAGTCGGCGTTCTACGGGCAGCCGATCTCCGGGCGCGACGACGCCGACGTCGACGCGCTCCAACTGTCGCTGCTGGAGGCGGCCGACCTCGCCGCACGCGGCGCCGTCGACCTCGACGCCGACGCGGTCGTCGAGCGCGGCCGCGCGGTCGAGGGCGACCGCTTCGACCGCCGGCTCGCGGTGTATCGCCGGCTGCGCGACGACGGCGTCGTGCCGAAGACCGGCTACAAGTTCGGCGCCGACTTCCGCACGTACGACGCCGTCGAGTCGGTCGCCGAGCTGCCCCACTCCGAGCGACTCGTCCGGGTCGTCACCCCCGACCACCGCTTCCACCCGCGGGAGTTGGCGCTCGACGTCCGCCTCGCGGGCGGCGTCCGCAAGTCGATGGTGTTCGCCCTCGCCGACGGGGAGGCCGCGGAGTACCTGACCGTCGACCGGCTCACCCCCTGA
- a CDS encoding topoisomerase DNA-binding C4 zinc finger domain-containing protein, giving the protein MPATCTLLAGDCTTRFETTAGDERIQRGRVVVLAKPDRTLLVHDRSGYRPVAWLTRAASLTVETDDDGFAVTAHDEGRTLSVRSHGAGDAVEFPVTGAGAPVDECPEPDCGAALVRAGGDVLCLGCGDSYGLPSGATVHDDRICDDCGLPTMTVERGESLDLCIDYACDSLTDAVRDALDRRFDCPDCGRDLRVREHRGRAFLGCDGYPDCETAFSVPAGTFAGECACGLPRFDTSTGTRCLDGTCDLDRPADPECEP; this is encoded by the coding sequence GTGCCAGCCACCTGCACCCTCCTCGCGGGCGACTGTACGACGCGCTTCGAGACGACGGCCGGCGACGAGCGCATCCAGCGCGGACGCGTCGTCGTCCTCGCCAAGCCCGACCGCACGCTGCTCGTCCACGACCGCTCGGGCTACCGGCCCGTCGCGTGGCTCACACGCGCCGCCTCCCTCACCGTCGAGACCGACGACGACGGCTTCGCGGTGACGGCCCACGACGAGGGCCGGACCCTCTCGGTCCGCTCGCACGGCGCCGGCGACGCGGTCGAGTTCCCCGTCACCGGCGCCGGCGCCCCCGTCGACGAGTGTCCCGAGCCGGACTGCGGCGCCGCGCTCGTCCGGGCGGGCGGCGACGTGCTGTGTCTCGGCTGCGGCGACAGCTACGGCCTGCCGTCGGGGGCGACCGTCCACGACGACCGCATCTGCGACGACTGCGGCCTCCCGACGATGACCGTCGAGCGCGGCGAGTCGCTGGATCTGTGTATCGACTACGCGTGCGACTCGCTGACCGACGCCGTCCGCGACGCGCTCGACCGCCGGTTCGACTGCCCCGACTGCGGCCGGGACCTACGCGTCAGGGAGCACCGCGGTCGGGCGTTCCTCGGCTGCGACGGCTACCCGGACTGCGAGACTGCGTTCTCGGTCCCCGCGGGAACCTTCGCCGGGGAGTGCGCCTGCGGCCTCCCCCGGTTCGACACGTCGACCGGAACGCGTTGTCTGGACGGAACGTGCGACCTAGACCGACCCGCCGACCCCGAGTGCGAGCCCTGA
- a CDS encoding HAD family hydrolase, with protein sequence MDGVLVDSEDYWHDAEREEILPAVLDGAYPDLDEVTGMYYGEIYDYLDAEYDTTVSKAEFMALYDETARTIYGERVALLDGAADFVASLRAEGVPVALVSSSPRDWIETVLDRFDLVFDLVAPAEEFDGPGKPEPGLFEAAIADLGGVTARTVVIEDSENGVLAASRSGAYTVAVRDEHNADTDLSAADEVVDRSDPEALYAAVRQSTRTIRESVSGSNGRSG encoded by the coding sequence ATGGACGGCGTCCTCGTCGACTCCGAGGACTACTGGCACGACGCCGAACGCGAGGAGATCCTGCCGGCCGTCCTCGACGGCGCGTACCCGGATCTGGACGAGGTGACGGGGATGTACTACGGCGAGATCTACGACTACCTCGACGCCGAGTACGACACGACCGTGAGCAAAGCCGAGTTCATGGCGCTGTACGACGAGACGGCCCGCACGATCTACGGCGAGCGCGTCGCCCTCCTCGACGGCGCCGCCGACTTCGTCGCGAGCCTCCGGGCCGAGGGCGTGCCGGTCGCGCTCGTCTCCTCGTCGCCGCGCGACTGGATCGAGACGGTGCTCGACCGTTTCGACCTCGTGTTCGACCTGGTCGCCCCGGCCGAGGAGTTCGACGGCCCGGGGAAGCCGGAACCGGGGCTGTTCGAGGCGGCGATCGCGGATCTCGGCGGCGTCACCGCCCGCACGGTGGTGATCGAGGACTCCGAGAACGGCGTGCTCGCGGCGTCGCGGTCGGGCGCCTACACCGTCGCCGTCCGCGACGAGCACAACGCCGACACCGACCTCTCGGCGGCCGACGAGGTCGTCGACCGGAGCGACCCGGAGGCGCTGTACGCGGCCGTCCGTCAGTCGACGCGGACGATCCGCGAGTCCGTCTCCGGGAGCAACGGCAGGTCCGGGTAG
- a CDS encoding DEAD/DEAH box helicase yields the protein MKVADAVPEFADAFGFEEFNRMQREALPAILDRDENVVAAAPTASGKTALAELAICETLREDGTALFIAPLRALTNEKEAEWERFEDLGYSVYVVTGERDLNPRRAERADILVMTPEKTDSATRKHESARYDFVNDVDCCVIDEVHLLDSDKRGAVLEVTVSRLRRICDPRVVALSATMPNVDDVAEWLDAPPETTFEFGDEYRPVDLETGVKTYTHGDNSFADKYRRLYRTLDLAEPHIRDDGQALVFVSSRQDTVMAAKKARDEIGERDLPMGARGEYDFHNAAKELDNDTLRHSVVDGVAFHHAGLSKNDKDRVERWFKQGKIQLLFSTSTLAWGVNLPARCVVIRDTKHHDPLEGDVDISPLDVLQMLGRAGRPGYDDVGYGWVVCDRSDADKYRKLLREGKEIESRLAEDLDSHLNAEIALGTISGLDDVMSWLETTFYYVRAGTKPDQYDFEGVRDRVRETVESLVDRGFVETDETLGIEATTLGRLASKYYLRMETAERFAQLGERQSIDEEGVLHTVASAAEFDSASARSAESDAVDRVLDGIDTSLEGGNRKVLAILHAAVRGSTPSDLRSDAWIIEQNALRLLAALREFADAVAGPRAANLVRRVEARVEHGVKREAVGLTAIEGVGEGRAERLASGGLTTPADVVAAGVDRLTRAGLSEGVAERVIRQAEALPNAVVEWGAFPESIGTAENEMLEVTVRNVGGSARAGLRVTANGVEMTEKTLYFTDETTVPVGVFGAPGEEEMRYEVEVVYPDLPLLPETDSRIVRVD from the coding sequence ATGAAAGTCGCAGACGCCGTCCCGGAGTTCGCCGACGCGTTCGGGTTCGAGGAGTTCAACCGCATGCAACGGGAGGCGCTGCCCGCGATCCTCGACCGCGACGAGAACGTCGTCGCGGCCGCCCCCACCGCCTCCGGCAAGACCGCCCTCGCCGAGTTGGCGATCTGCGAGACGCTTCGGGAGGACGGCACCGCCCTGTTCATCGCCCCCCTCCGCGCCCTGACGAACGAGAAGGAGGCCGAGTGGGAGCGCTTCGAGGACCTGGGCTACTCCGTGTACGTCGTCACCGGCGAGCGCGACCTCAACCCCCGCCGCGCCGAGCGCGCGGACATCCTCGTGATGACGCCCGAGAAGACCGACTCCGCGACGCGGAAACACGAGTCCGCCCGCTACGACTTCGTCAACGACGTCGACTGCTGTGTCATCGACGAGGTCCACCTGCTCGACTCCGACAAGCGCGGCGCCGTGCTCGAAGTCACCGTCTCCCGGCTGCGCCGCATCTGCGACCCCCGCGTCGTCGCGCTGTCGGCGACGATGCCGAACGTCGACGACGTCGCCGAGTGGCTCGACGCGCCGCCGGAGACCACCTTCGAGTTCGGCGACGAGTACCGCCCCGTCGACCTGGAGACCGGCGTGAAGACGTACACCCACGGCGACAACTCCTTCGCCGACAAGTACCGCCGGCTGTACCGCACGCTCGATCTGGCGGAGCCGCACATCCGGGACGACGGACAGGCGCTCGTGTTCGTCTCCTCCCGACAGGACACCGTGATGGCCGCCAAGAAGGCCCGCGACGAGATCGGCGAGCGCGACCTCCCGATGGGCGCGCGCGGCGAGTACGACTTCCACAACGCCGCCAAGGAGTTGGACAACGACACGCTCCGCCACTCCGTCGTCGACGGCGTCGCCTTCCACCACGCCGGCCTCTCGAAGAACGACAAAGACCGCGTCGAGCGGTGGTTCAAGCAGGGGAAGATCCAACTGCTGTTCTCCACCTCGACGCTCGCGTGGGGCGTGAACCTCCCCGCCCGCTGTGTCGTCATCCGGGACACGAAACACCACGATCCGCTGGAGGGCGATGTCGACATCAGCCCGCTCGACGTGCTCCAGATGCTCGGGCGCGCGGGGCGCCCGGGGTACGACGACGTGGGGTACGGCTGGGTCGTCTGCGACCGCTCGGACGCCGACAAGTACCGCAAACTGCTCCGCGAGGGCAAAGAGATCGAGTCCCGCCTCGCCGAGGACCTCGACTCCCACCTGAACGCCGAGATCGCCCTCGGCACCATCTCCGGGCTGGACGACGTGATGTCGTGGCTGGAGACCACCTTCTACTACGTCCGCGCCGGGACGAAGCCCGACCAGTACGACTTCGAGGGCGTCCGCGACCGCGTGCGCGAGACGGTCGAGTCGCTCGTGGACCGGGGGTTCGTCGAGACCGACGAGACGCTCGGCATCGAAGCGACGACGCTGGGCCGGCTCGCCTCGAAGTACTACCTCCGCATGGAGACCGCGGAGCGGTTCGCGCAGTTGGGCGAGCGGCAGTCGATCGACGAGGAGGGCGTCCTCCACACCGTCGCCTCGGCCGCCGAGTTCGACTCAGCCTCGGCGCGCTCGGCGGAGTCCGACGCCGTCGACCGCGTGCTCGACGGGATCGACACGAGTCTGGAGGGCGGCAACCGGAAGGTGCTCGCCATCCTCCACGCCGCGGTTCGCGGCTCGACGCCCTCGGACCTGCGCTCGGACGCGTGGATCATCGAGCAGAACGCCCTCCGTCTGCTCGCGGCCCTCCGGGAGTTCGCCGACGCGGTGGCGGGACCGCGCGCCGCCAACCTCGTGCGCCGGGTGGAGGCGCGCGTCGAACACGGCGTCAAGCGCGAGGCGGTCGGTCTCACCGCCATCGAGGGCGTCGGGGAGGGGCGCGCCGAACGCCTCGCCTCCGGCGGACTGACGACGCCTGCGGACGTGGTGGCGGCGGGGGTCGACCGACTGACCCGGGCGGGACTGTCCGAGGGCGTCGCCGAGCGCGTGATCCGGCAGGCGGAGGCCCTCCCGAACGCCGTCGTCGAGTGGGGCGCGTTCCCCGAGTCCATCGGCACCGCCGAAAACGAGATGCTGGAGGTGACGGTGCGCAACGTCGGCGGGAGCGCCCGCGCGGGACTGCGCGTGACGGCCAACGGCGTGGAGATGACCGAGAAGACGCTGTACTTCACCGACGAGACGACCGTCCCGGTGGGCGTGTTCGGCGCGCCCGGCGAAGAGGAGATGCGCTACGAGGTGGAGGTCGTCTACCCGGACCTGCCGTTGCTCCCGGAGACGGACTCGCGGATCGTCCGCGTCGACTGA
- a CDS encoding aminopeptidase yields MDDRVREHAEVLVDWSARVEAGDQVVLDVAEGAHDLAVAVAAELGKRDATLLTTYGSSEVSRAFLRAGDDDREFAGSEPELAMLEAADTYLRIGGGRNTTALADVDGDRRSAARKANVEAREARMDTDWVSTVHPTRSLAQQAGMAYEEYQDFVYDAVLRDWEALADEMANMKEILDEGSEVRIEKERTDLTMSIEGRTAVNSAASVAYDSHNLPSGEVFTAPHATEGEVFFDVPMTIDARRVRDVSLTFEGGEVVDFSAEQGEAAIADVLDTDDGARRLGELGIGMNRGIDRFTDSILFDEKMGDTVHLALGRAYDSCLPEGESGNDSAVHVDMITDVSEDSRMLVDGEVVQRNGTFRWEDGFSA; encoded by the coding sequence ATGGACGACAGAGTGCGCGAGCACGCCGAGGTACTCGTCGACTGGAGCGCCCGCGTCGAGGCGGGCGACCAGGTGGTGCTGGACGTCGCGGAGGGCGCCCACGACCTCGCGGTCGCCGTCGCCGCGGAACTGGGGAAGCGCGACGCGACCCTCCTGACCACGTACGGGTCCAGCGAGGTGTCCCGGGCGTTCCTGCGCGCGGGCGACGACGACCGCGAGTTCGCCGGGAGCGAGCCGGAACTGGCGATGCTGGAGGCGGCGGACACCTACCTCCGGATCGGCGGCGGCCGCAACACGACCGCGCTCGCGGACGTCGACGGCGACCGGCGGAGCGCGGCCCGGAAGGCGAACGTCGAGGCGCGCGAGGCCCGGATGGACACCGACTGGGTGTCGACGGTCCACCCGACGCGCTCGCTCGCCCAGCAGGCCGGGATGGCCTACGAGGAGTACCAGGACTTCGTGTACGACGCGGTCCTCCGCGACTGGGAGGCGCTCGCCGACGAGATGGCGAACATGAAGGAGATCCTCGACGAGGGATCGGAGGTCCGCATCGAGAAGGAGCGCACGGACCTCACGATGTCCATCGAGGGCCGGACCGCGGTCAACTCCGCGGCGTCGGTCGCGTACGACTCCCACAACCTCCCCTCCGGCGAGGTGTTCACGGCGCCGCACGCGACCGAGGGCGAGGTGTTCTTCGACGTGCCGATGACCATCGACGCCCGGCGCGTGCGGGACGTGTCGCTCACGTTCGAGGGCGGCGAGGTGGTGGACTTCTCCGCCGAGCAGGGCGAGGCCGCCATCGCGGACGTGCTCGACACCGACGACGGCGCCCGCCGGCTGGGCGAGTTGGGCATCGGGATGAACCGCGGCATCGACCGCTTCACCGACTCCATCCTGTTCGACGAGAAGATGGGCGACACGGTCCACCTGGCGCTCGGCCGGGCGTACGACTCGTGTCTCCCGGAGGGGGAGTCGGGCAACGACTCGGCGGTCCACGTCGACATGATCACGGACGTGTCCGAGGACTCGCGGATGCTGGTCGACGGCGAGGTAGTGCAGCGCAACGGGACGTTCCGCTGGGAAGACGGCTTCAGCGCATAA
- the gnd gene encoding phosphogluconate dehydrogenase (NAD(+)-dependent, decarboxylating): MQLGVIGLGRMGRIVVDRVLDAGHDVVAFDLSAEATAAAAEAGAEAADSVADLYERLDGDARIWLMVPAGDAVDATLDDLEPHLTSDDVVVDGGNSYFEDSVRRAEATDAAYLDCGTSGGPAGAELGFSLMVGGPEWAYEELTPVFDAVATGPAGHDRMGAAGSGHYVKMVHNGVEYALMQAYGEGFELLHRGRYDLDLEAVARTWNNGAVIRSWLLELCEEAFREEGNDLGDVADRIEGGSTGTWTVQEALEQEVPVPLIYQALSERFDSREERFGRRLASRLRYGFGRHDVPRREE; the protein is encoded by the coding sequence ATGCAACTCGGCGTGATCGGGCTGGGGCGGATGGGCCGCATCGTCGTCGACCGGGTCCTCGACGCCGGCCACGACGTCGTCGCGTTCGACCTCTCGGCGGAGGCGACGGCGGCCGCCGCGGAGGCCGGCGCCGAGGCCGCCGACTCCGTCGCCGACCTGTACGAACGCCTCGACGGGGACGCCCGCATCTGGCTGATGGTGCCCGCGGGCGACGCGGTCGACGCCACCCTCGACGACCTCGAACCGCACCTCACGAGCGACGACGTCGTCGTCGACGGCGGCAACTCCTACTTCGAGGACTCCGTGCGGCGCGCGGAGGCGACCGACGCCGCCTACCTCGACTGCGGCACCTCCGGCGGCCCCGCCGGCGCGGAACTGGGCTTCTCGCTGATGGTCGGCGGTCCCGAGTGGGCGTACGAGGAACTGACACCGGTGTTCGACGCCGTCGCGACCGGTCCCGCGGGTCACGACCGGATGGGCGCGGCCGGCTCCGGGCACTACGTGAAGATGGTCCACAACGGCGTCGAGTACGCGCTGATGCAGGCGTACGGCGAGGGGTTCGAACTGCTCCACCGCGGCCGCTACGATCTGGATCTGGAGGCGGTCGCGCGGACGTGGAACAACGGCGCGGTGATCCGCTCGTGGCTGCTGGAACTGTGTGAGGAGGCGTTCCGCGAGGAGGGCAACGATCTGGGCGACGTGGCCGACCGCATCGAGGGCGGCTCCACGGGCACGTGGACCGTCCAGGAGGCGCTCGAACAGGAGGTGCCCGTGCCGCTCATCTACCAGGCGCTCTCCGAACGGTTCGACTCCCGCGAGGAACGGTTCGGCCGGCGGTTGGCGAGCCGCCTGCGCTACGGCTTCGGACGCCACGACGTCCCCCGGCGGGAGGAGTAG
- a CDS encoding 2Fe-2S iron-sulfur cluster-binding protein: MVDPVAIGFGAGLVLVFVALHFARGTGWEATADISEEVIERRASTVEETEFPEPGSRAIGGGSAPAGAVVSGEDGELEEGSAAAAAESTSPADIPEDEIEYFEVEYAKEGDSIEVANNETVLEAGEDEGWDLPYACRQGSCVSCAGQITSGGNSEEYVEHDNQQMLDDAELDDGYTLTCVAYPRADFTIETGEAP, translated from the coding sequence ATGGTAGACCCCGTGGCAATCGGGTTCGGCGCGGGCCTCGTGCTGGTCTTCGTCGCCCTGCACTTCGCCCGCGGCACGGGCTGGGAGGCCACCGCGGACATCTCCGAGGAGGTCATCGAGCGGCGGGCCTCCACCGTCGAGGAGACGGAGTTCCCCGAGCCGGGGAGCCGTGCCATCGGGGGCGGGAGCGCCCCCGCGGGCGCGGTCGTGTCCGGCGAGGACGGCGAACTGGAGGAGGGTTCGGCGGCGGCGGCAGCGGAGTCGACGAGTCCGGCCGACATCCCCGAAGACGAGATCGAGTACTTCGAAGTCGAGTACGCGAAGGAGGGCGACTCGATCGAGGTCGCCAACAACGAGACCGTCCTCGAGGCCGGCGAAGACGAGGGCTGGGACCTCCCGTACGCGTGCCGACAGGGCTCGTGCGTCTCGTGTGCCGGCCAGATCACCTCCGGCGGCAACTCCGAGGAGTACGTCGAACACGACAACCAGCAGATGCTCGACGACGCCGAACTCGACGACGGCTACACGCTCACCTGCGTCGCGTACCCCCGCGCCGACTTCACGATCGAGACCGGCGAAGCGCCGTAA